From a single Pseudomonas sp. A34-9 genomic region:
- the dsbC gene encoding bifunctional protein-disulfide isomerase/oxidoreductase DsbC gives MRLTQIFAAAAIALVSTFAVADDAADKAIRQSLEKLELEVPVESISASPLPGMYEVKLKGSRVLYASADGQYIVQGYLFQLKDGKPVNLTEKTERLGISKLINAIPVAETVVYPAVGETKSFITVFTDTTCPYCHKLHAEVPELNKRGIEVRYVAFPRQGLGSPGDEQLQAVWCSKDKKAAMDKMVDGKEIKAAKCDNPVSKQFALGQSIGVNGTPAIVLADGQVIPGYQPAPQVAKLALGAK, from the coding sequence ATGCGTCTGACCCAGATTTTCGCCGCCGCAGCCATTGCGTTGGTCAGCACCTTTGCCGTCGCCGATGACGCGGCCGACAAAGCCATTCGTCAAAGCCTGGAAAAACTCGAACTCGAGGTTCCGGTAGAAAGCATCAGCGCCAGTCCGTTGCCGGGCATGTACGAAGTCAAACTCAAGGGCAGCCGCGTGCTCTACGCCAGCGCCGACGGCCAGTACATCGTTCAGGGCTACCTGTTCCAGCTCAAGGACGGCAAACCGGTCAACCTGACCGAGAAGACCGAACGCCTGGGCATCTCCAAACTGATCAATGCCATTCCGGTTGCCGAAACCGTGGTCTACCCGGCCGTGGGCGAAACCAAATCGTTTATTACCGTGTTCACCGACACCACCTGCCCGTACTGCCACAAACTGCACGCCGAAGTGCCCGAGCTGAACAAGCGCGGCATCGAAGTGCGCTATGTAGCGTTCCCGCGTCAGGGCCTCGGTTCACCGGGCGACGAGCAGTTGCAAGCCGTGTGGTGCTCGAAAGACAAGAAAGCCGCCATGGACAAAATGGTCGATGGCAAGGAAATCAAGGCCGCCAAGTGCGATAACCCGGTTTCCAAACAGTTCGCCCTCGGTCAGTCGATCGGCGTGAACGGCACACCGGCCATCGTTTTGGCTGACGGACAAGTGATTCCGGGCTACCAGCCTGCGCCACAAGTCGCCAAACTGGCGCTGGGCGCGAAGTAA
- a CDS encoding transporter substrate-binding domain-containing protein: MLFYRGLKPALGVLFLFGLLALMRCSVAAQLALHADPVTSRVQPIELAAHERQWIRDNPTVTVTSVQYPLYLFQDEHGQWSGLNNDVLKRVTAMTGLQFVHQESFSTDHMLERLESGAADISTTLAMSEERKAFLDYSHAFGGAGWVFVGRADAPRLDAFEQLSKRVLVLPARHALEDMIRRDFPSIEIRSVKTYAEARALVESGDAYATIENEIGAQLYPLGMLKVGGLVEGKWEADNLAVRKGMPVLLSILNKALEAFPAAELRAIRLKWLEGIAPAPVPSVWQQMLEWGCWGMVGLGVFGLLSLIWNRRLTAVIKLRRAAEKDLGDQLAFQHALIDSMPDPVFVRDLQGRLIMCNRSYEDALSVRLDQVLGRLLIEVDAMPEATALMLHDEYMVQLRTRKSRFSKRRLQFKSGPREIYQWTVPFYSADGKLRGLLGGWTDITQRRAESGCRCPQ; encoded by the coding sequence ATGCTGTTTTATAGAGGTTTGAAACCGGCACTGGGTGTGTTGTTTTTGTTCGGATTATTGGCGTTGATGCGCTGCAGCGTGGCGGCGCAATTGGCGCTGCACGCTGATCCCGTGACGTCCAGAGTCCAGCCCATCGAACTGGCTGCACACGAGCGTCAATGGATTCGCGACAACCCCACGGTGACGGTGACGTCGGTGCAGTATCCGTTGTACCTGTTTCAGGATGAGCACGGGCAGTGGAGCGGCTTGAACAACGACGTGCTCAAGCGCGTGACGGCGATGACCGGGCTGCAGTTTGTGCATCAGGAGTCGTTCTCGACGGATCACATGCTCGAGCGCCTGGAGAGCGGAGCCGCCGATATCAGTACAACCTTGGCCATGAGCGAGGAGCGCAAGGCATTCCTGGATTACAGCCACGCGTTCGGTGGCGCGGGCTGGGTGTTTGTCGGACGCGCTGACGCACCTCGGCTGGATGCGTTCGAGCAATTGAGCAAACGGGTGCTGGTGCTGCCGGCCCGGCATGCGCTGGAGGACATGATCAGGCGTGACTTTCCCTCGATCGAGATTCGCTCGGTCAAGACCTACGCCGAAGCGCGGGCACTGGTCGAAAGTGGCGATGCCTACGCCACTATCGAAAACGAAATCGGTGCGCAGCTTTACCCGCTGGGTATGCTCAAGGTCGGCGGTCTGGTCGAAGGCAAATGGGAAGCGGATAACCTGGCTGTGCGCAAAGGCATGCCCGTGCTCCTGAGTATTCTCAACAAGGCCCTTGAGGCGTTTCCCGCAGCCGAATTGCGCGCGATCCGCCTGAAATGGCTGGAAGGTATTGCACCGGCGCCCGTGCCGTCAGTCTGGCAGCAAATGCTTGAATGGGGTTGCTGGGGCATGGTCGGGCTTGGCGTGTTCGGCCTGCTGTCGCTGATATGGAATCGGCGTCTGACCGCCGTGATCAAACTGCGGCGCGCGGCAGAAAAGGATCTGGGCGATCAACTGGCGTTTCAGCATGCGCTGATCGATTCCATGCCGGATCCGGTGTTCGTCCGTGATCTGCAAGGGCGGCTGATCATGTGCAATCGTAGCTATGAGGACGCGCTGTCGGTTCGACTGGATCAGGTGCTGGGGCGGTTGTTGATAGAGGTCGACGCGATGCCCGAAGCGACGGCGCTGATGTTGCACGATGAGTACATGGTGCAGTTGCGCACGCGCAAGTCGCGTTTCAGCAAACGGCGATTGCAGTTCAAGAGTGGCCCCCGTGAGATCTATCAGTGGACGGTGCCGTTTTACAGCGCCGACGGCAAACTGCGGGGGCTTTTGGGCGGTTGGACAGACATCACCCAGCGTCGTGCAGAGAGCGGGTGTCGATGTCCGCAATGA
- a CDS encoding DUF3509 domain-containing protein: MESISLLLGEALSPYQVSLSPSGSHGECLVTLKNSSGAIVVEREFNQAQLSDKRQLTDVVDGLHRDVLIAEGRLEPCVIAALRNAALDKRAAL, from the coding sequence ATGGAAAGTATCAGTCTATTGCTCGGTGAGGCTCTGAGCCCGTATCAGGTTTCGTTGTCTCCAAGCGGTTCCCATGGCGAATGCCTGGTGACCTTGAAGAACAGCAGCGGCGCCATTGTGGTGGAACGCGAATTCAATCAGGCACAGCTGAGCGACAAGCGCCAACTGACCGATGTCGTTGACGGCTTGCACCGCGACGTTCTGATAGCTGAAGGACGGCTGGAGCCCTGTGTGATCGCGGCTTTGCGCAACGCTGCGCTGGACAAACGTGCGGCGCTGTAA
- a CDS encoding CaiB/BaiF CoA-transferase family protein — protein sequence MPFTSKPLSGLKVIELGTLIAGPFASRICGEFGAEVIKIESPDGGDPLRKWRKLYEGTSLWWFVQARNKKSLTLNLKHPEGLAILKKLLGEADILIENFRPGVLEKLGLSWETLHALNPKLVMVRLSGFGQTGPMKDQPGFGAVGESMGGLRYITGFEDRPPVRTGISIGDSIAALWGVIGALMALRHREVNGGLGQVVDVALYEAIFAMMESMVPEFDVFGFIRERTGNIMPGITPSSIHTSADGKHVQIGANGDAIFKRFMLIIGREDLANDPTLASNDGRDSRRDELYGVIDRWVNSLPLQTVLDLLNQAEVPASRIFSAEDMFNDPQYLAREMFLHAKLPDGKDFKMPGIVPKLSETPGSSEWVGPQLGEHNAQVLHDLGYDEKQITQLREDGAI from the coding sequence ATGCCGTTCACCAGCAAACCGCTCTCGGGTCTGAAAGTCATTGAATTGGGTACATTGATTGCCGGGCCATTTGCCTCGCGCATTTGCGGCGAGTTCGGTGCCGAAGTGATCAAGATCGAGTCGCCCGACGGCGGTGATCCCTTGCGCAAATGGCGAAAACTGTACGAAGGCACCTCGCTGTGGTGGTTCGTCCAGGCGCGCAACAAGAAATCACTGACGCTGAACCTCAAACACCCTGAAGGTCTGGCGATCCTGAAAAAACTGCTCGGTGAAGCCGACATCCTCATCGAGAACTTCCGCCCCGGCGTACTGGAAAAACTCGGCCTGAGCTGGGAAACCCTGCACGCGTTGAACCCGAAACTGGTGATGGTGCGCCTTTCCGGTTTCGGTCAGACCGGGCCGATGAAAGATCAGCCGGGCTTCGGCGCGGTCGGCGAGTCCATGGGCGGTCTGCGCTACATCACGGGTTTCGAGGACCGACCGCCGGTACGCACCGGGATTTCCATTGGCGACTCGATTGCGGCGCTGTGGGGCGTGATCGGCGCGCTGATGGCCCTGCGTCATCGCGAGGTCAACGGTGGCCTCGGCCAGGTTGTCGATGTGGCGTTGTATGAAGCGATTTTCGCGATGATGGAAAGCATGGTGCCCGAGTTCGATGTGTTCGGTTTTATCCGCGAGCGCACCGGCAACATCATGCCCGGCATCACGCCCTCTTCGATTCACACCAGCGCCGACGGCAAACACGTGCAGATCGGCGCCAACGGGGATGCGATCTTCAAACGCTTCATGCTGATCATCGGTCGCGAAGATCTGGCCAACGATCCGACATTGGCCAGCAATGACGGGCGCGACAGTCGCCGTGACGAGTTGTACGGGGTGATTGATCGCTGGGTCAATTCGCTGCCATTGCAAACCGTGCTCGACCTGCTCAATCAAGCCGAGGTGCCGGCCAGCCGCATCTTCAGTGCCGAGGACATGTTCAACGATCCACAGTACCTGGCCCGAGAGATGTTCCTGCACGCCAAGTTGCCTGACGGCAAAGACTTCAAGATGCCGGGCATTGTGCCGAAACTCTCTGAGACGCCAGGCTCGTCCGAATGGGTCGGACCGCAGCTCGGTGAACACAATGCGCAGGTACTCCACGATCTTGGCTACGATGAAAAGCAGATCACCCAACTGCGCGAAGACGGAGCCATTTGA
- a CDS encoding TIGR02285 family protein, whose translation MKSRSPNCAKTEPFELKRPPTSNTHRAHNWWTWRLFGLLFLLALPTWAQAKPTLIWLLRDLPPLTIFEGPKKGQGVIDHLMPMLIAGMPQYEHTLMRVNRARGMQMLHEASFTCDPSLIWSKERAQWIAFSIPAFRAVSNGLVVRQKDREVLAPFLVDGEVDLAALLANGREKVGVVAERSYGERVDNLLRQAPKDALTSHYGNDALNSLLSMQRLGRLQVVLGYWPEIRYQAHLAQIADDELLFYPIRGNGKYLSGYIGCSDTTEGRQAISEINQLLRTLPHDQLNQLYADWLDPDMRTDYLEQARAFFEQQAAQ comes from the coding sequence ATGAAAAGCAGATCACCCAACTGCGCGAAGACGGAGCCATTTGAGCTGAAACGCCCGCCGACATCGAACACCCACCGCGCCCACAATTGGTGGACGTGGCGGTTGTTCGGCTTATTGTTTCTGCTGGCCCTGCCCACTTGGGCGCAGGCCAAACCGACGTTGATCTGGTTACTGCGCGACTTACCGCCCTTGACGATTTTCGAAGGCCCGAAAAAAGGTCAGGGCGTCATTGATCACCTCATGCCAATGCTCATCGCCGGCATGCCGCAATACGAACACACACTGATGCGGGTCAACCGCGCCCGGGGCATGCAAATGCTCCACGAAGCGTCCTTCACCTGTGACCCATCGCTGATCTGGAGCAAAGAGCGGGCGCAATGGATCGCGTTTTCCATCCCGGCCTTCCGCGCTGTCAGTAATGGCCTGGTGGTGCGTCAGAAAGATCGCGAAGTGCTGGCACCGTTTCTGGTGGACGGGGAAGTAGATCTGGCGGCGCTTTTGGCCAATGGCAGAGAGAAGGTCGGTGTCGTGGCGGAGCGCAGTTACGGTGAGCGGGTCGACAACCTGTTGCGACAGGCCCCGAAAGACGCACTGACATCCCATTACGGCAACGACGCCCTGAACAGTCTTCTATCGATGCAGCGACTGGGACGGTTACAAGTGGTGTTGGGCTATTGGCCTGAGATCCGTTATCAGGCTCATCTGGCGCAAATTGCCGATGACGAATTGCTGTTCTATCCAATCCGCGGCAACGGTAAATACCTGTCGGGGTACATCGGCTGCTCCGACACCACTGAGGGCCGCCAGGCGATCAGTGAGATCAACCAGTTACTGCGTACCCTGCCCCACGATCAACTGAACCAGCTCTATGCCGACTGGCTGGATCCCGACATGCGCACCGATTACCTGGAGCAGGCCCGGGCGTTTTTCGAGCAACAGGCAGCGCAATGA
- a CDS encoding response regulator, with protein sequence MRSLKVLILEPNPFQLMALHQMLNAIGIYDVLTAPSLASALCSLSHRGAVDIAICDPQLKGGDGLALIHHLAIQHEARALILLGAVAPSLLNDLEPLLCEHHLRLLGRLQTPVSAVLMRGLLDSYLTAASPPVRG encoded by the coding sequence ATGCGCTCGCTTAAAGTCCTGATACTTGAACCCAATCCGTTCCAGCTGATGGCATTGCATCAAATGCTCAATGCCATTGGCATCTACGACGTACTGACGGCGCCGTCGCTGGCGTCGGCCTTGTGTTCGTTGAGCCATCGCGGCGCGGTCGACATCGCCATCTGCGATCCACAACTCAAGGGGGGCGATGGCCTGGCGCTGATTCATCATCTGGCGATTCAGCATGAGGCGCGTGCGCTGATCCTGCTGGGGGCGGTCGCACCGAGCCTGCTGAACGATCTCGAACCCCTGCTGTGCGAACACCACCTGCGGCTGTTGGGTCGTCTGCAAACGCCGGTGTCGGCGGTGTTGATGCGCGGTTTGCTCGACAGTTACCTGACCGCTGCTTCGCCACCCGTGCGAGGTTGA
- a CDS encoding homoserine dehydrogenase yields the protein MNPVKVGICGLGTVGGGTFNVLQRNAEEIARRAGRGIEVAQIAMRTPKPQFQTTGIAITNDVFEVATNPEIDIVIELMGGYTVARELVLKAIENGKHVVTANKALIAVHGNEIFAKAREKGVIVAFEAAVAGGIPVIKAIREGLSANRINWVAGIINGTGNFILTEMREKGRTFEDVLAEAQALGYAEADPTFDVEGIDAAHKLTILASIAFGIPLQFDKAYTEGITKLTTADVNYAEALGYRIKHLGVARSTAAGIELRVHPTLIPADRLIANVNGVMNAVMVNGDAAGSTLFYGAGAGMEPTASSVIADLVDVVRAMTSDPENRVPHLAFQPDSLSAHPILPIEACESAYYLRIQAKDHPGVLAQVASILSERGINIESIMQKEVEEHDGLVPMILLTHRVVEQRINDAIAALQALAGVNGPVVRIRVEHLN from the coding sequence GTGAATCCGGTCAAAGTAGGCATCTGTGGGTTAGGGACCGTCGGTGGCGGTACCTTCAACGTACTTCAGCGCAACGCCGAGGAAATTGCTCGTCGTGCCGGGCGTGGAATCGAAGTGGCACAAATTGCCATGCGCACGCCAAAGCCTCAGTTCCAGACGACCGGTATTGCGATTACCAACGATGTCTTCGAAGTGGCCACGAACCCTGAGATCGACATCGTCATAGAGCTGATGGGCGGCTACACCGTTGCCCGCGAGCTGGTACTCAAGGCCATCGAGAATGGCAAGCATGTGGTCACCGCGAACAAGGCTCTGATTGCCGTTCACGGTAATGAAATTTTCGCCAAGGCACGCGAGAAAGGCGTGATCGTGGCGTTCGAAGCGGCTGTGGCCGGTGGCATTCCGGTGATCAAGGCAATCCGTGAAGGCCTGTCCGCCAACCGCATCAACTGGGTGGCCGGGATCATCAACGGCACCGGTAACTTCATCCTCACCGAAATGCGCGAGAAGGGCCGTACCTTCGAAGACGTGTTGGCCGAAGCTCAGGCACTGGGTTACGCCGAAGCCGATCCGACCTTCGACGTTGAAGGCATCGACGCTGCGCACAAGCTGACGATCCTGGCCTCCATCGCGTTCGGCATTCCGCTGCAATTCGACAAGGCTTACACCGAAGGCATCACCAAGCTGACCACCGCCGACGTCAACTACGCCGAAGCGCTGGGCTACCGCATCAAGCACCTCGGTGTGGCGCGCAGCACCGCCGCCGGTATCGAGTTGCGCGTACACCCGACGCTGATCCCGGCCGATCGCCTGATCGCCAACGTCAACGGCGTGATGAACGCGGTGATGGTCAACGGTGACGCCGCCGGTTCGACGCTGTTCTACGGTGCTGGCGCCGGCATGGAGCCAACCGCTTCGTCGGTGATTGCCGATCTGGTCGACGTGGTTCGCGCCATGACCTCCGATCCGGAAAACCGCGTGCCGCATCTGGCCTTCCAGCCGGACTCGCTGTCGGCCCATCCGATCCTGCCGATCGAAGCCTGTGAAAGCGCTTATTACCTGCGCATTCAGGCCAAGGACCATCCGGGCGTACTGGCTCAGGTGGCAAGCATCCTGTCGGAGCGCGGTATCAACATCGAGTCGATCATGCAGAAGGAAGTCGAGGAACACGACGGTCTGGTGCCGATGATCCTGCTGACCCACCGTGTGGTCGAGCAGCGCATCAACGATGCCATCGCCGCCCTCCAAGCGCTGGCCGGCGTCAACGGTCCGGTTGTACGGATCCGCGTCGAGCACCTGAACTAA
- the thrC gene encoding threonine synthase, giving the protein MRYISTRGQAPALNFEDVLLAGLATDGGLYVPENLPRFTQEEIASWAGLPYHELAFRVMRPFVTGSIPDADFKKILEETYGVFSHSAVAPLRQLNGNEWVLELFHGPTLAFKDFALQLLGRLLDYVLEKRGERVVIVGATSGDTGSAAIEGCKHCENVDIFILHPHNRVSEVQRRQMTTIFGENIHNIAIEGNFDDCQEMVKASFADQSFLKGTRLVAVNSINWARIMAQIVYYFHAALQLGGPARSVSFSVPTGNFGDIFAGYLARNMGLPINQLIVATNRNDILHRFMSGNQYVKETLHATLSPSMDIMVSSNFERLLFDLHGRNGAAIAGLMDSFKQGGGFSVEQERWTEARKLFDSLAVDDAQTCETIAEVYEQTGEVLDPHTAIGVKAARECRRSLDIPMVILGTAHPVKFPEAVEKAGVGKALELPTHLSDLFERNERCTVLPNELKAVQAFVSQHGNRGKPL; this is encoded by the coding sequence ATGCGTTACATCAGTACCCGCGGCCAGGCACCGGCCCTGAATTTCGAAGACGTCCTGCTGGCTGGTCTGGCGACCGACGGTGGTCTGTACGTTCCGGAAAACCTGCCACGTTTCACCCAGGAAGAAATCGCCTCGTGGGCCGGCCTGCCGTATCACGAGCTGGCCTTCCGGGTGATGCGCCCGTTCGTCACCGGCAGCATTCCCGATGCCGATTTCAAGAAGATCCTTGAAGAAACCTACGGCGTGTTCTCGCACAGCGCCGTGGCGCCGTTGCGTCAGCTGAACGGCAACGAATGGGTGCTGGAGCTGTTCCACGGCCCGACCCTGGCGTTCAAGGACTTCGCCCTGCAATTGCTCGGTCGTCTGCTCGACTACGTGCTGGAAAAGCGCGGTGAGCGCGTAGTGATCGTCGGTGCCACCTCCGGTGACACCGGTTCGGCCGCCATCGAAGGCTGCAAGCACTGCGAAAACGTCGACATCTTCATCCTGCACCCGCACAACCGTGTGTCCGAAGTGCAGCGTCGCCAGATGACCACGATTTTCGGCGAGAACATCCACAACATCGCCATCGAAGGCAACTTCGATGACTGCCAGGAAATGGTCAAGGCGAGCTTCGCCGACCAGAGCTTCCTCAAGGGCACGCGTCTGGTGGCGGTGAACTCGATCAACTGGGCGCGAATCATGGCCCAGATCGTTTACTACTTTCACGCAGCCCTGCAGTTGGGCGGCCCGGCGCGTTCGGTGTCGTTCTCGGTGCCGACCGGCAACTTCGGCGACATCTTCGCCGGCTACCTGGCACGCAACATGGGCCTGCCGATCAACCAGTTGATCGTCGCCACCAACCGCAACGACATCCTGCACCGCTTCATGAGCGGCAATCAGTACGTCAAGGAAACCCTGCACGCGACGCTGTCGCCGTCGATGGACATCATGGTTTCGTCTAACTTCGAACGCCTGCTGTTCGACCTGCACGGTCGCAACGGCGCAGCGATTGCTGGTCTGATGGATTCGTTCAAGCAGGGCGGCGGTTTCAGCGTCGAGCAAGAGCGCTGGACTGAAGCGCGCAAACTGTTCGACTCGCTGGCCGTAGACGATGCGCAGACTTGCGAAACCATCGCCGAAGTCTACGAGCAGACCGGCGAAGTGCTGGATCCGCACACTGCCATTGGCGTCAAGGCTGCGCGCGAATGCCGCCGTAGCCTGGATATCCCGATGGTCATTCTCGGTACCGCGCACCCGGTGAAATTCCCTGAGGCGGTAGAGAAAGCCGGTGTAGGAAAAGCGCTTGAACTACCTACACATCTTTCTGATTTGTTTGAGCGAAACGAGCGCTGCACCGTTCTGCCAAATGAGCTGAAAGCTGTGCAAGCCTTTGTCAGCCAGCATGGCAACCGCGGCAAGCCGCTTTAA
- the xerD gene encoding site-specific tyrosine recombinase XerD, which yields MPAIDHPLIDQFLDALWLEKGLSDNTRGAYRSDLALFNGWLQEKNLQLINAGRELILDHLAWRLEQNYKPRSTARFLSGVRGFYRYLLREKMISVDPTLRVDMPQLGRPLPKSLSEADVEALLKAPDLSEAIGQRDRAMLEVLYACGLRVTELVSLTLEQVNLRQGVLRVMGKGSKERLVPMGEEAIVWIERYMRDGRGELLGGRPSDVLFPSQRGEQMTRQTFWHRIKHQAKVAGIGKSLSPHTLRHAFATHLLNHGADLRVVQMLLGHSDLSTTQIYTHVARARLQDLHAKHHPRG from the coding sequence ATGCCTGCCATCGACCATCCGCTGATTGACCAATTCCTCGACGCTCTATGGCTGGAAAAAGGCCTGTCCGATAACACCCGCGGCGCTTATCGCAGCGATCTGGCGCTGTTCAATGGCTGGTTGCAGGAGAAGAATCTGCAGCTGATCAACGCCGGCCGTGAGCTGATCCTCGATCACTTGGCCTGGCGTCTGGAGCAGAACTACAAGCCGCGCTCCACTGCCAGATTCCTCTCCGGGGTGCGTGGCTTTTATCGCTATCTGCTGCGGGAAAAGATGATCAGCGTCGACCCGACGTTGCGCGTCGACATGCCGCAATTGGGCAGGCCGTTGCCCAAGTCTTTGTCGGAAGCCGACGTCGAGGCGCTGCTCAAAGCGCCGGATCTGAGCGAAGCCATCGGCCAGCGTGACCGCGCCATGCTTGAAGTGTTGTATGCCTGCGGTTTGCGCGTGACCGAACTGGTGAGCTTGACGCTGGAACAGGTCAACTTGCGTCAGGGCGTGTTGCGGGTGATGGGCAAGGGCAGCAAGGAGCGGCTGGTGCCGATGGGCGAGGAGGCGATTGTCTGGATCGAGCGTTATATGCGTGATGGCCGTGGCGAGCTGCTCGGCGGCCGGCCAAGTGATGTGCTGTTCCCCAGTCAGCGGGGTGAGCAGATGACCCGCCAGACCTTCTGGCACCGGATCAAGCATCAGGCCAAGGTAGCGGGCATCGGCAAGTCGTTGTCGCCGCACACCTTGCGCCACGCGTTTGCCACCCACCTGCTCAACCATGGCGCGGATTTGCGCGTGGTGCAGATGCTGCTCGGCCACAGCGACCTCTCGACTACGCAAATCTACACCCATGTCGCGCGTGCCCGCCTGCAAGACCTGCACGCCAAACACCACCCGCGAGGCTGA
- a CDS encoding sodium:proton antiporter — protein sequence MNEQQILLAFGGIGAAALGCQWLAWRLKLPAILFLLLTGILVGPVLGWLDPQEMFGPLLMPLVSLAVALILFEGSLTLHLSEWKEIGSVVHRLVTIGAISTWIVIAVATHFLLGFDWMLAILFGSLTLVTGPTVIVPMLRVVRPKASIANILRWEGIVIDPIGALLAVVVYSFIIASAEGHGLKQSLFTFGGVILCGAVFGIVGGWLLGTVIRRQWLPEYLHNLASLAAVLGIFIASNEVMHESGLLAVTLMGMWLANMKGVDVRHILHFKENLSVLLISGLFILLAARLDLNALIGLGPLVLILLLVIQLIARPLNVLLSTAGSNLSWRERALLCWIAPRGIVAAAVSAIFAIRLDEAGHEGALLLVPLTFAVIIGTVVLQSATARPLARLLKVAEPAPSGFLIVGANAPSRMLGKSLQQLGSRVLLTDSSWENIRAARMEGLPTYFGNPASQHADAHLDLVGLGHLLALSPSGELNTLAAMRFRHDFGHQRLFGLASGHESRRSDKHRASLEHRGNQLGSEAFTYAKLASQMGQGAELYSTTLTDGFGWEDYRTLHGNRATLLFMRDESGWVHVVTPETTVKPGSGWTVLALIQPEISGA from the coding sequence ATGAACGAGCAGCAAATTCTCTTGGCATTTGGCGGGATTGGCGCGGCGGCGCTGGGTTGCCAATGGCTGGCCTGGCGCCTGAAGCTGCCGGCGATTCTGTTTTTGTTGCTGACGGGAATTCTGGTCGGCCCGGTGCTGGGCTGGCTCGATCCGCAGGAAATGTTCGGCCCGCTGCTGATGCCATTGGTATCACTGGCCGTCGCGCTGATTCTTTTCGAGGGCAGCCTGACGCTGCACCTGTCGGAATGGAAGGAAATCGGCAGCGTCGTCCATCGACTGGTAACCATTGGCGCAATTTCGACCTGGATCGTCATCGCGGTCGCCACGCATTTCCTGCTCGGCTTCGACTGGATGCTGGCCATCCTGTTCGGCAGCCTGACGCTGGTCACTGGCCCGACGGTGATCGTGCCGATGCTGCGAGTAGTGCGGCCGAAAGCTTCGATCGCCAATATTCTGCGCTGGGAAGGCATCGTCATCGACCCGATCGGCGCCCTCCTCGCCGTGGTGGTCTACAGCTTCATCATTGCCAGTGCTGAAGGTCATGGCCTCAAGCAGAGCCTGTTCACCTTCGGCGGGGTGATTCTGTGCGGCGCAGTATTCGGCATTGTCGGTGGCTGGCTGCTCGGCACGGTGATTCGCCGGCAATGGCTGCCGGAGTACTTGCATAACCTCGCTTCGCTGGCGGCGGTGCTGGGGATTTTCATTGCCTCCAACGAAGTGATGCATGAATCCGGACTGCTGGCCGTGACGCTGATGGGCATGTGGCTGGCGAACATGAAGGGCGTGGATGTGCGGCACATTCTGCACTTCAAGGAAAACCTCAGTGTCTTGCTGATTTCCGGGCTGTTTATTCTGTTGGCGGCGCGGCTGGATCTGAACGCGCTGATCGGCCTGGGTCCACTGGTGCTGATTCTGTTGTTGGTGATTCAACTGATCGCCCGACCGTTGAATGTGCTGCTCAGCACGGCCGGTTCCAACCTGAGTTGGCGTGAGCGTGCCTTGCTGTGCTGGATCGCACCACGCGGGATTGTCGCGGCGGCGGTGTCGGCGATTTTTGCGATTCGTCTGGATGAGGCTGGGCACGAGGGCGCATTGCTGCTGGTGCCGCTGACGTTTGCAGTGATCATCGGCACCGTTGTGCTGCAAAGCGCCACTGCACGACCGTTGGCACGGTTGCTCAAAGTTGCCGAACCTGCGCCAAGCGGTTTCCTGATCGTCGGAGCCAACGCGCCTTCGCGCATGCTCGGCAAGTCACTGCAGCAACTGGGCAGCCGCGTGTTGCTGACCGATTCAAGCTGGGAAAACATTCGCGCGGCGCGTATGGAAGGGCTACCGACCTATTTCGGCAACCCGGCCTCGCAGCATGCCGACGCGCATCTGGATCTGGTCGGGCTGGGGCATTTGCTGGCGCTGTCGCCGTCGGGTGAGCTCAATACACTGGCGGCGATGCGTTTTCGGCATGACTTCGGCCATCAGCGCTTGTTTGGTTTGGCCAGCGGGCATGAAAGCCGTCGCAGCGATAAACATCGCGCCAGCCTTGAGCATCGCGGCAATCAATTGGGCAGTGAGGCGTTTACCTATGCCAAGTTGGCCAGCCAGATGGGCCAAGGCGCGGAGTTGTACAGCACGACGTTAACGGACGGGTTTGGCTGGGAGGATTACCGGACGCTGCATGGTAATCGAGCGACCTTGCTGTTCATGCGCGATGAAAGCGGCTGGGTGCATGTGGTGACGCCGGAGACTACGGTGAAGCCGGGATCCGGGTGGACAGTGCTGGCTCTGATTCAGCCTGAGATCAGCGGCGCCTGA